In one window of Romboutsia hominis DNA:
- a CDS encoding cold-shock protein translates to MIQGIVKWFNSEKGFGFISVEGGDDVFAHFSAIQVDGFKTLEEGQKVSFNIVEGARGPQAENITIL, encoded by the coding sequence ATGATTCAAGGAATAGTAAAATGGTTCAATAGTGAAAAAGGATTTGGATTTATATCTGTAGAAGGTGGAGATGATGTATTCGCTCATTTCTCAGCTATACAAGTTGATGGATTCAAAACTTTAGAAGAAGGTCAAAAAGTAAGCTTTAATATAGTTGAAGGTGCTAGAGGTCCTCAAGCTGAAAACATAACTATATTATAA
- a CDS encoding MATE family efflux transporter, giving the protein MTKDKSFYKSIIDISIPIAIQNLITVSVNMADTVMLGRLGEVELSSAAIANHLFFILMILMFGISGGSNVMCSQYYGKKDIKSIHKVITITYWLSIALSILFVLVAMVMPGAFMKLFTDDISVISMGEKYIRIVSISYVFYSLTVSTVGVLRSIKTVKIPMIIHSISLFINIFLNYILIFGRFGISPLGIKGAAIATVISRIIEFFIIFAYIIFKESKIKYRLNYILKIDKIIFNDYVKVTYPIFFNELCWSVGSSMISIIVGRMGTSVVAANSINNVVNQFATLFIQGLSSASSVIIGNAIGKGNYEKVKEYANTIIILSIIVGVISALMIYLCKDVILGFYNISQETKLISKEIMTATAIVALFRSLSSNLMMGVLRGGGDNKYVFKYEMIFMWGLSIPLGFIGAFIFNLPIPIVFFLLKSDEILKGIVGFIRVKSGNWINDVTRDKKDM; this is encoded by the coding sequence ATGACAAAAGATAAATCGTTTTATAAAAGTATAATAGATATATCAATACCAATAGCTATACAAAATTTAATAACAGTATCTGTTAATATGGCAGACACTGTTATGTTAGGTAGACTAGGCGAAGTAGAGTTATCATCAGCAGCTATAGCTAATCATCTTTTTTTTATATTGATGATATTAATGTTTGGGATTTCTGGAGGCTCTAACGTTATGTGCTCTCAATACTATGGGAAAAAAGATATAAAATCAATACACAAGGTAATTACTATTACATACTGGCTAAGTATAGCACTATCAATATTATTTGTATTAGTGGCTATGGTTATGCCAGGTGCATTTATGAAGCTATTTACAGATGATATATCAGTTATATCAATGGGGGAGAAGTATATAAGGATAGTTAGTATAAGTTATGTATTCTATTCATTAACAGTTTCTACTGTCGGTGTACTTAGGTCCATTAAAACTGTTAAAATACCTATGATCATACATAGTATATCTTTATTTATAAATATATTTTTAAATTATATATTAATATTTGGAAGGTTTGGGATAAGTCCATTAGGAATTAAAGGAGCAGCTATTGCAACTGTTATATCTAGGATAATAGAATTTTTTATAATATTTGCATATATAATTTTTAAAGAAAGTAAAATAAAATATAGGTTAAATTATATTTTGAAAATAGATAAAATAATATTTAATGATTATGTAAAAGTAACATATCCCATATTTTTTAATGAACTATGTTGGTCAGTAGGATCGTCTATGATATCTATAATAGTTGGTAGGATGGGGACTAGTGTAGTTGCAGCAAATAGCATAAATAATGTAGTAAATCAATTTGCAACTTTATTTATACAAGGATTATCTAGTGCTTCATCAGTTATAATAGGTAATGCTATAGGTAAAGGAAACTATGAAAAAGTAAAAGAATATGCAAACACTATAATCATACTAAGCATAATAGTTGGAGTTATATCAGCTTTAATGATTTATTTATGTAAAGATGTGATATTAGGATTTTATAATATATCACAAGAAACGAAATTAATATCAAAAGAAATAATGACAGCAACAGCTATAGTAGCATTGTTTAGGTCTTTATCTTCAAATCTTATGATGGGTGTTTTAAGAGGAGGAGGAGATAATAAGTATGTATTTAAATATGAAATGATATTTATGTGGGGATTATCTATACCACTTGGATTTATAGGTGCATTTATATTTAATTTACCAATACCTATTGTATTTTTTCTATTAAAAAGTGATGAAATATTAAAAGGTATAGTTGGATTTATAAGAGTTAAAAGTGGCAATTGGATAAATGATGTAACTCGAGATAAAAAAGATATGTAA
- a CDS encoding DEAD/DEAH box helicase, translating to MNINIEEILKTYTDRSKYNSGHYIYKNGVILNNYAKQNGSKCIFYGTVLDEQRRRDYTSMISINTKTREISNVSCDCFSESQSIKSNNLCSHIVAIVLKGIEDLNNDKEYESKEGTKLNPNITFNILSSKDGYMNARLEIDGISEGEYKNIYNAYKENNKLYRFKSGNYLDLSEKNLKESLELIDTLGMYENLTSMKIDNNKSLYLKKYIEDNDSSIIKGSHHIDNIVENFKKVENLKIDQPNINAKLREYQIKGYEFLKTLSRYEFGGILADEMGLGKTIQTIAFLQSNENKKAIVLTPTSLIYNWLEEFKRFSPNLKIGLAYKSKREDVINHIDNYDVILTTYTTYKNDTEKYKNIKFDYCIIDEAQNIKNPDSIIAKSVKKINAKVKFALTGTPIENNLIELWSIFDFVMPGYLYDKSKFKKIFLDKGNIDDLKKLIKPFLLRRTKKEVINELPEKIEQKYYVELNKEHKKAYLGLLSLAKNKIQINDNMSVLSYLTKLRQLAIAPELMVKNYEIKNSKLEVLVKLLKENKDKKILVFSQFTKVLEKIKDRLDYENISYSYLDGKTNPKDRVNLVKDFNKNNDNVFLISLKAGGTGLNLTSASIVIHFDPWFNPAVENQASDRAHRIGQKNVVNVIKLISKDTVEEKIIRLQEMKKELVKELIDSNTDSGNFLSKMSVDDIIDIMFD from the coding sequence ATGAATATAAATATAGAAGAAATATTAAAAACATATACAGATAGAAGTAAATACAATTCTGGACATTACATATACAAAAATGGAGTAATTTTAAATAATTATGCTAAACAAAATGGCAGTAAATGTATATTTTATGGAACTGTGTTAGATGAACAAAGAAGAAGAGATTATACATCAATGATAAGTATAAATACTAAAACTAGAGAAATATCAAATGTAAGTTGTGATTGTTTTTCAGAGTCACAAAGTATAAAATCTAATAATTTATGCTCTCACATAGTAGCGATAGTACTAAAGGGTATAGAAGATTTAAATAATGATAAAGAATATGAAAGTAAAGAAGGCACAAAGTTAAATCCAAATATAACATTTAATATATTATCATCAAAAGATGGTTATATGAATGCAAGACTAGAAATAGATGGAATAAGTGAAGGTGAATATAAAAATATATATAATGCATATAAAGAAAACAATAAATTATATAGATTTAAAAGTGGAAATTACTTGGATTTAAGTGAGAAGAATTTAAAAGAATCATTAGAACTAATAGATACTTTGGGGATGTATGAAAATCTTACTTCTATGAAAATAGACAATAATAAATCACTATATCTAAAAAAATATATAGAAGATAATGATAGTTCTATTATAAAAGGAAGTCATCATATAGACAATATAGTCGAGAACTTTAAAAAAGTAGAAAATTTAAAAATTGATCAGCCTAATATAAATGCAAAACTTAGAGAGTATCAGATTAAAGGATATGAATTTTTAAAAACTTTGTCTAGATATGAGTTTGGAGGAATTTTAGCAGATGAGATGGGGTTAGGTAAAACAATACAAACAATAGCTTTTTTACAATCTAATGAAAATAAAAAAGCTATTGTATTAACACCAACATCACTTATTTATAATTGGCTTGAAGAATTTAAAAGATTTTCTCCTAATCTAAAAATAGGTCTAGCTTATAAGTCTAAAAGAGAGGATGTTATAAATCATATAGATAATTATGATGTAATACTTACAACTTATACAACCTACAAAAACGATACAGAAAAATATAAAAATATAAAATTTGATTACTGTATAATAGATGAAGCCCAGAATATAAAAAATCCAGATTCTATAATAGCTAAGTCTGTAAAAAAAATTAATGCAAAAGTTAAGTTTGCGCTAACTGGAACTCCAATAGAAAATAACTTAATAGAGTTATGGTCTATATTTGACTTTGTAATGCCAGGATATTTATATGATAAATCAAAGTTTAAAAAAATATTTTTAGACAAAGGTAATATAGACGATTTAAAAAAGCTTATAAAACCATTTTTATTAAGAAGAACAAAAAAAGAAGTTATAAATGAATTACCAGAAAAAATTGAGCAAAAGTATTATGTAGAGCTTAACAAAGAACATAAAAAGGCATACTTAGGTTTACTTAGTTTAGCTAAAAATAAAATTCAAATAAATGATAATATGTCTGTATTATCTTATTTAACTAAGCTTAGACAGTTAGCGATAGCCCCTGAATTAATGGTTAAAAACTATGAGATAAAAAACTCTAAATTAGAGGTGCTTGTAAAATTGTTAAAAGAAAATAAAGACAAAAAAATATTAGTATTTTCACAGTTTACAAAAGTATTAGAGAAAATAAAAGATAGATTAGACTATGAAAATATAAGCTATAGCTATTTAGATGGAAAAACTAACCCAAAAGATAGAGTTAATTTAGTTAAAGATTTCAATAAAAATAATGATAATGTGTTTTTAATATCGTTAAAAGCAGGAGGTACAGGTTTAAATTTAACTAGTGCATCTATAGTTATACACTTTGACCCATGGTTTAATCCTGCAGTAGAGAATCAAGCAAGTGATAGAGCTCATAGAATAGGGCAAAAAAATGTTGTTAATGTTATAAAACTAATATCTAAAGATACAGTAGAAGAAAAAATTATAAGATTACAAGAAATGAAAAAAGAATTAGTAAAAGAGCTTATAGATAGTAATACAGATAGTGGAAATTTTCTTAGTAAAATGTCAGTAGATGATATAATAGATATAATGTTTGACTAA
- a CDS encoding PIG-L family deacetylase, with amino-acid sequence MKDKKDKKIMGIIIVVLVIFGVHTAYSQYNNGNIKRFKDHVVFYPQHQDDEVLWGGTAIVDAIKECGTDNVYVTLVSDGSGVNVFKNNPKFKGIDRKEKERLRNNEFKACLNKLGVKKDNVIILADEAKKPGTHYDLMEKTILNFEKKLGSVTHIAHHYKYDDHIMHRKNGQVLKKLSDEHKVDDARYFMKPNYVSNIPNDKRDIYKVNNMKDYNTVKSALEEYKNVDNKNEKYGIGYTSAHSYFDYLLNDPSLTSILSIY; translated from the coding sequence ATGAAAGACAAAAAAGATAAAAAAATAATGGGGATAATAATAGTTGTGTTAGTAATATTTGGTGTACATACAGCATACTCTCAGTATAATAATGGCAATATTAAAAGATTTAAAGATCATGTGGTATTTTACCCACAACATCAAGATGATGAGGTTTTATGGGGAGGAACTGCTATAGTAGATGCTATTAAAGAATGTGGAACGGACAATGTATATGTAACTTTAGTATCAGATGGGTCGGGAGTTAATGTGTTTAAAAATAACCCAAAATTTAAGGGTATAGATAGAAAAGAAAAAGAAAGACTAAGAAACAATGAGTTTAAAGCATGTCTAAATAAACTAGGAGTAAAAAAAGATAATGTAATAATACTAGCAGATGAAGCTAAAAAACCAGGAACTCATTATGATCTAATGGAAAAGACTATACTAAACTTTGAAAAAAAGTTAGGAAGCGTTACACATATAGCACATCACTATAAATATGATGATCATATAATGCACAGAAAAAATGGTCAAGTATTAAAAAAGCTTAGTGATGAACATAAAGTAGATGATGCAAGATATTTTATGAAGCCTAACTATGTATCAAATATACCTAACGATAAAAGAGATATATACAAAGTTAATAATATGAAGGACTATAATACAGTAAAGAGTGCTTTAGAAGAATATAAAAATGTAGATAATAAAAATGAAAAGTATGGAATTGGATATACTTCAGCCCATAGTTACTTTGATTATTTATTAAATGATCCTAGTTTAACATCAATTTTAAGTATATATTAA